In Chitinophagaceae bacterium, the genomic window TGAGGCTTTGGGCTCTGTTTTTCCGGGAAATAATGCTGCATAGGTAGCTGCGGTTTGACGTGTTTTTTTCTTTGGGTTTATTAAAACATATTCTTTATCTTTTTGCGTTTGTATTTTATACCAAAAGCCACCATCATCGAGCCAGTTGGGCTGTACAGAAGTTTTAAAAACCAGTTTACTGGTTTTGGCTCCCAGCATTTTTACGGCATTATCATAGTCGGCAGTTGTAAAAGTTTTGCCGCTAAATTGTGCATGGGCATTAAGTATTAAAAAAATACTTGTGGTAAAAAACAGAATTTTTTTCATATTATAAAATTCAGCATTGAAATAATTTTAGATACAGAGGAGAAATATTTTGGTTTAAATGCGGTAACACACAGCATTTATATTCATGCCGGCGCCTACCGATGCAAATATTACCACATCACCTGCATTAAGTTGATGGCTGTCGAGTTTGTTTTTTCGAACCATATCCAGTAAAGTAGGAATGGTAGCCACAGAACTGTTGCCCAATTTGTGTATGTTCATGGGCATAATGCCTTCGGGCATTGTTTTGCTACCATATAATTTATAAAAACCTTTTACAATTCCTTCATCCATTTTTTCATTGGCCTGGTGAATAAATATTTTTTTTAGGTCGGTAATTGCCACGCCTGCTTTGTCGAGGCAGTCTTTCATTGCCATAGGCACATATTTCATGGCATATTCATACACTTTTCGCCCTTTCATTTTTATGTAGCGAACCCTTGGGTCGCTTTCGGGATAATTAGATTTGCCCAAAAATAAATAATATGCTTCTTCGTTACAATGTGCCTGCACGGCAGTTGATAAAATCCCTGGTCCGTTTTCATCCGAGCTTTTCCATTCCAATACACAGGCCCCGGCGCCATCGGCAAAAATCATGCTGTCCCTGTCGTACGTATCCAGCACACGGCTAAGCGCTTCGGTGCCTATCACCAGGCATTTTTTGGCAACACCTCCTTTAAAAAAAGCATCGGCTTGTATAAGGCCCTGTACCCATCCCGGGCAGCCAAATAAAAGATCGTAAGGGATGCAATTGGGGTTATTAATTTTAAGATCGTGTTTTACCCTCGATGCAAGCGCCGGTAGTACATCGGTTTGAATAGTATGTTTAAGTACATTACCAAAGTTGTGGGCCACAATTATCTGATCAATAGTTTCAGGGTTGCAGTGGGCATCTTCAAGTGCAGCTTTTGCAACAATAGTTGCCATATCGGAGGTATTGATGCCGGCATCAATATATCTTCTTTCCTGTATGCCGGTAATCTGCTCAAACTTTTCCACTACTTCAAGCGGATCGGTATCAATTTTTACATGGTCTTCGGCATAAAAACTATGTATGGCAAAATCCTGGTTAGTTTTAATATTACTGGGAATATAACTCCCTGTGCCTGTAATTACAGATCTCATTTATGGTGTATTAATAGTGAACAAACAGGCAAGAACCAGCTTTTTTAAAATAAGGCTGTTTAAAATTAGCCGATAATTGTGAAAATATGGAAAAAATACCTGTTTTTCCCGTTTTTTTACAGAAACACTAACAATTTTCAAAATGATTTGTATTGCCGGAATACCTATTTTTGTTGCTCAAATTTTTAACCATTAAATATGAAAAAATTATTACTCTTTGTTGTAGTGCTGGTTTCTGCAAATGCTATTGCTCAAAACGCAATTACGTTACAAAAGGGCCAGGCTATAAAAATCACCAATACTTCACACATGACAGCTGAGTTAGGTATGGGGATGCAAATGACCAATGATGTAACAGCAATTACAAATGCCGTTGTAAAAGATGAAAATGATGTGAACTACGTTATTTCAAGTAAGGTAACCAAGCTTGTAGTAAAAAGCGAAATGATGGGAAACGCAACCAATTACGATTCTGATAAAAAAGAAGATCAGGAAACAGAAGTGGGCAAATCACTGGCTTCTTTTGTAAACACAGAAAGTACAACCCAATTGAACAAAGCAACCGGCAAAGTAGATTCTATGAAAGTTGCAGATGTAGATGCCGAAGCACAACAAAAACTTGGCCCTTTAAGTGAAACTATGCAAAACATAAGTGGCGATGTAATGATTGCCGGAATTTACCAAGGTATACCTGCAGGTGCAAAACCTGGAGTTACATGGAGCGATACTACTAATAAAGACGGGCTTAATGCCATTAGCCATTATACTTTAAAATCGGTAGATAACGGCATTAGCACCATTGATATGAAAGGCACAATGACCGGAGCTAAGCAAATAGAAGCACAGGGTGGTATGCAGATTGATATGACAATTGATGCCAAAAATTCAGGAACTATTTTAGTTGCTGCAAACGGCCTGGTAAAAAAACGTACCCTAAAAGTAGAAATGACCAATGAAATGAATGTTGCAGGCCAGGCAATGACAATGACAGCCACTACAGATTCTGAAAGTACTGTTGAATAATTTTTTAAATAAATTTTTTTCAAAGCCATGAGTAATCGTGGCTTTTTTATTTATTGAAAAGCATTTTAAGATAGAATAAGGGATTGGCTAATTTTTTCCTTACATCTATTTCTGCAAACATTGCGGTAAGCAGGTTCCGTAATTCGGCGCTTTTTGCTGTTTTATTCATGAGTAAATTAAACAACCAGGGCCTCGTGGCCAGTTTTTGTAACGTAGTGCTCATCTTTAACT contains:
- a CDS encoding ketoacyl-ACP synthase III → MRSVITGTGSYIPSNIKTNQDFAIHSFYAEDHVKIDTDPLEVVEKFEQITGIQERRYIDAGINTSDMATIVAKAALEDAHCNPETIDQIIVAHNFGNVLKHTIQTDVLPALASRVKHDLKINNPNCIPYDLLFGCPGWVQGLIQADAFFKGGVAKKCLVIGTEALSRVLDTYDRDSMIFADGAGACVLEWKSSDENGPGILSTAVQAHCNEEAYYLFLGKSNYPESDPRVRYIKMKGRKVYEYAMKYVPMAMKDCLDKAGVAITDLKKIFIHQANEKMDEGIVKGFYKLYGSKTMPEGIMPMNIHKLGNSSVATIPTLLDMVRKNKLDSHQLNAGDVVIFASVGAGMNINAVCYRI